In Legionella lytica, one genomic interval encodes:
- a CDS encoding MFS transporter translates to MSAFSLGTCVGSLISGYLTTRISVVKVSALGIFLYALGFFLLSSITTYSYLLAILFLCGIGGVFMMIANLTALIKLADSDAMKNRIIVIQSVVFNLSFSISSFFMSYFQAERLKSLFLLFGFLLLFSAIFLLSKDDGFVMEKRKTDYSVKKNFAALGMIIPVVFVYGVIYSLIRIYFPLEAVSRFDNPFYSWLILSLNPMMLIFVQPVLIGKLQAKGNLMLLGTGAFFLGAGYFLFGITSYLVLSLIFIFFASIGEMLFSPISKKIAATSFGPGNEGLGLATWKMTYYLSGVIGAIFVGFVGENYSHINIWTICLPLSLFIVFFVFCCGKHVRAGW, encoded by the coding sequence ATGTCCGCCTTCTCATTAGGAACCTGTGTTGGCTCATTAATTAGTGGTTATTTAACAACCAGAATTTCTGTTGTGAAAGTATCTGCTTTGGGGATATTCCTTTATGCTTTGGGTTTTTTCCTACTCTCGTCCATAACTACCTATTCCTACCTGCTCGCCATATTATTTTTATGTGGTATTGGTGGGGTCTTTATGATGATTGCAAATCTCACTGCCCTCATTAAATTGGCTGATAGCGATGCAATGAAAAATCGAATTATTGTTATTCAATCTGTCGTATTTAATCTATCCTTTTCTATCAGCAGTTTTTTTATGAGTTATTTTCAGGCGGAGCGTTTGAAGAGTTTATTTCTACTGTTTGGGTTTCTCCTATTATTCTCAGCCATTTTTTTGCTGAGCAAGGATGATGGTTTTGTCATGGAGAAAAGAAAGACGGACTATTCAGTTAAAAAGAATTTCGCAGCACTAGGAATGATTATACCCGTTGTGTTTGTTTATGGGGTAATTTATTCATTAATTAGAATCTATTTTCCTTTAGAGGCGGTCTCTCGTTTCGACAATCCCTTTTATTCATGGCTGATTTTATCGCTTAACCCCATGATGCTTATATTTGTACAGCCAGTGTTGATTGGTAAATTGCAAGCTAAGGGCAATCTCATGTTGTTAGGTACAGGGGCTTTCTTTTTAGGGGCTGGATATTTTCTATTTGGGATCACCAGCTATCTGGTATTGAGTTTAATTTTTATATTCTTCGCTTCTATTGGCGAAATGCTTTTCTCACCAATCTCAAAAAAAATAGCAGCAACGTCATTCGGCCCAGGCAATGAAGGTTTAGGTCTTGCCACCTGGAAAATGACTTATTATTTGAGCGGTGTAATTGGAGCGATTTTTGTAGGATTTGTCGGTGAAAATTATTCGCATATAAACATTTGGACAATCTGCCTTCCTTTATCGTTGTTTATTGTTTTCTTTGTATTTTGCTGTGGCAAGCATGTGCGGGCCGGATGGTAG
- a CDS encoding peptide chain release factor family protein codes for MVTKEKWDKLVELMRKLHISEAELIEKFIVGSGKGGQKLHKTASTVYLKHSTSGLEIKCQESRSREDNRYFARVRLCEKIHYLVSNEKSKAQQQIEKIKRQKKKRSRRSKQKMLDEKSKKGAIKILRKSPQSYE; via the coding sequence ATGGTTACCAAAGAAAAATGGGACAAGCTCGTGGAGTTAATGCGCAAACTTCATATCAGTGAAGCAGAGCTCATTGAAAAGTTTATTGTGGGCAGTGGCAAAGGAGGCCAAAAGCTACACAAAACCGCCTCAACAGTGTACTTAAAACATTCCACATCCGGCCTGGAAATAAAATGCCAGGAATCCAGAAGTCGAGAAGACAACCGATATTTCGCCAGGGTACGGCTGTGTGAAAAAATACATTATTTAGTGAGTAATGAAAAAAGCAAAGCCCAACAACAAATTGAAAAAATAAAACGTCAAAAGAAAAAACGAAGCAGACGCTCCAAACAAAAAATGTTAGATGAAAAATCTAAAAAGGGTGCAATTAAAATATTAAGAAAGTCTCCTCAATCTTATGAATAA